One genomic window of Streptomyces sp. NBC_01498 includes the following:
- a CDS encoding AlkA N-terminal domain-containing protein, producing MHTDTERCVRAVRSKDARFDGWFFTAVLTTGIYCRPSCPVVPPKAENMVFHPSAASCQQAGFRACKRCRPDTSPGSPEWNARADSVARAMRLIQDGVVDRDGVTGLARRLGYSARQIERQLLAELGAGPLALARAQRAQTARLLIETTALPMAEVAFAAGFSSVRAFNDTVREVFALAPTELRARATRRPDTAAGPPTPGVICLRLPFRAPLTPDNLFGHLAATAVPGVEEWRDGAYRRTLRLPYGHGIVALAPRPDHIRCRLALTDPRDLTVAISRCRRMLDLDADPVAVDEQLRTDPLLAPLVDKAPGRRVPGTVDAAEFAVRAVLGQQVSTAAARTHAARLVTAYGTPVDDPEGGLTHLFPTPGALAALDPESLALPRSRRTTLTTLVAALADGTLPLGTDSDWDEARARLHALPGFGPWTVEAIAMRALGDPDAFLPTDLGVRRAAQGLGLPSTPAALTARAAGWRPWRAYAVQYLWATEDHAINVLPA from the coding sequence ATGCACACCGACACCGAGCGCTGCGTGCGTGCCGTCCGGTCCAAGGACGCGCGCTTCGACGGATGGTTCTTCACCGCCGTCCTGACCACCGGCATCTACTGCCGTCCGAGCTGCCCGGTGGTGCCCCCCAAGGCCGAGAACATGGTCTTCCATCCCAGTGCGGCCTCCTGCCAGCAGGCCGGATTCCGCGCCTGCAAACGCTGCCGCCCCGACACCAGCCCCGGCTCACCCGAATGGAACGCCCGCGCCGACTCCGTCGCCCGCGCCATGCGGCTCATCCAGGACGGCGTCGTCGACCGCGACGGCGTCACCGGACTCGCCCGGCGGCTCGGCTACTCCGCCCGGCAGATCGAACGGCAGCTCCTCGCCGAGCTCGGCGCCGGACCCCTCGCGCTGGCCCGCGCCCAGCGCGCCCAGACGGCGCGGCTGCTCATCGAGACGACCGCGCTCCCGATGGCGGAGGTGGCCTTCGCGGCCGGTTTCTCCTCCGTACGCGCCTTCAACGACACCGTCCGCGAGGTCTTCGCGCTCGCGCCCACCGAACTGCGGGCACGCGCCACCCGCCGCCCGGACACCGCGGCCGGGCCGCCGACTCCCGGCGTGATCTGCCTGCGGCTGCCGTTCCGGGCCCCGCTCACCCCGGACAACCTCTTCGGGCACCTGGCGGCGACCGCCGTACCGGGCGTCGAGGAGTGGCGCGACGGCGCGTACCGGCGCACGCTCCGTCTTCCGTACGGGCACGGCATCGTGGCCCTCGCGCCCCGCCCCGACCACATCCGCTGCCGGCTCGCGCTGACCGACCCGCGCGATCTCACCGTCGCCATCAGCCGCTGCCGCCGCATGCTCGACCTGGACGCCGACCCGGTCGCCGTGGACGAACAGCTCCGCACCGACCCGCTGCTGGCGCCGCTGGTCGACAAGGCGCCCGGCCGCCGGGTGCCGGGGACCGTCGACGCGGCCGAGTTCGCCGTACGCGCGGTCCTGGGCCAGCAGGTCTCGACGGCCGCCGCCCGCACCCATGCCGCCCGGCTCGTCACCGCGTACGGCACCCCCGTGGACGACCCGGAGGGCGGCCTGACCCATCTCTTCCCCACCCCCGGCGCGCTGGCCGCGCTCGACCCCGAATCCCTCGCGCTGCCGCGCAGCCGCCGCACCACCCTCACGACCCTGGTCGCCGCGCTCGCCGACGGCACGCTGCCGCTCGGCACCGACAGCGACTGGGACGAGGCACGGGCCCGGCTGCACGCGCTGCCCGGATTCGGCCCGTGGACCGTCGAGGCGATCGCGATGCGCGCGCTCGGCGACCCGGACGCCTTCCTGCCCACCGACCTCGGTGTACGCCGTGCCGCGCAGGGACTCGGCCTGCCGTCGACCCCCGCCGCGCTGACGGCGCGCGCCGCGGGCTGGCGGCCGTGGCGCGCGTACGCCGTGCAGTACCTCTGGGCCACCGAGGACCACGCCATCAACGTCCTCCCCGCATAA
- a CDS encoding phytoene desaturase family protein, which produces MPSMLDAVVVGAGPNGLTAAVELARRGFSVAVFEARDTVGGGARTEELTLPGFRHDPCSAVHPLGVGSPAFNDMPLDRFGLEWLHPELPMAHPWDDGTAAVLSRSVAETAASFGPRDAGAYRRLVAPFLGKWDAFARDFMTLPPRGLPHDALTLARFGLAGLPSANVLMRRFHDEKAKGLFAGLVAHVIAPLSGVATAGVGLMFAIAAHENGWPLPRGGSQSISDALAAYLRDLGGTVHTGYEVKRLDDLPPARAYVFDTSPTALARIAGLGRAYDGYRYGPGVFKIDYALDGPVPWTADAARRAGTVQVGPTRGEISTALDQAYGGSAPAVPFLITAQPSLVDPSRAPEGKHVFWAYGHVPNGWDGDLTDAVERQIERFAPGFRDRVLARATAGPPELAARNANYVGGDIATGSVAGLRLLVRPKLSLSPYSTPHPAVFLCSSATPPGPGVHGMSGQNAAKAVWRKLRAAG; this is translated from the coding sequence GTGCCGTCGATGCTCGATGCCGTCGTCGTGGGGGCGGGGCCCAACGGCCTGACCGCCGCTGTCGAGCTGGCCCGCCGTGGATTCTCCGTCGCCGTGTTCGAGGCCCGGGACACCGTGGGCGGGGGAGCGCGCACCGAGGAGCTGACGCTGCCCGGCTTCCGGCACGACCCCTGCTCGGCCGTCCACCCGTTGGGCGTCGGATCGCCGGCGTTCAACGACATGCCGCTGGACCGATTCGGTCTGGAGTGGCTGCACCCCGAGCTGCCGATGGCGCACCCCTGGGACGACGGCACGGCCGCCGTGCTCTCCCGGTCGGTCGCCGAGACCGCCGCGTCCTTCGGGCCGCGCGACGCCGGGGCGTACCGCAGGCTCGTCGCCCCCTTCCTGGGCAAGTGGGACGCCTTCGCGCGGGACTTCATGACGCTGCCCCCCAGGGGTCTGCCGCACGACGCCCTCACCCTCGCCCGCTTCGGGCTCGCCGGCCTCCCGTCGGCGAACGTGCTGATGAGACGCTTCCACGACGAGAAGGCCAAGGGCCTGTTCGCCGGTCTCGTCGCCCATGTCATCGCGCCCCTCAGCGGTGTCGCGACCGCCGGGGTGGGCCTGATGTTCGCGATCGCCGCGCACGAGAACGGCTGGCCGCTGCCGCGCGGCGGCTCCCAGTCCATCTCGGACGCGCTCGCCGCGTATCTGCGTGATCTCGGCGGCACCGTCCACACCGGTTACGAGGTCAAGAGGCTCGACGATCTGCCGCCGGCCCGCGCGTACGTCTTCGACACCTCGCCGACCGCCCTCGCCCGGATCGCCGGGCTGGGCCGCGCGTACGACGGGTACCGCTACGGCCCCGGCGTCTTCAAGATCGACTACGCGCTGGACGGCCCCGTCCCGTGGACGGCCGACGCCGCCCGCCGGGCCGGGACCGTGCAGGTGGGCCCCACCCGGGGCGAGATCAGTACGGCGCTGGACCAGGCGTACGGCGGCAGCGCCCCCGCCGTCCCGTTCCTGATCACCGCCCAGCCGAGCCTGGTCGACCCGTCGCGCGCCCCGGAGGGCAAGCACGTCTTCTGGGCCTACGGCCATGTGCCCAACGGCTGGGACGGCGATCTGACCGACGCGGTCGAGCGGCAGATCGAGCGCTTCGCGCCCGGCTTCCGGGACCGCGTCCTGGCCCGCGCCACCGCGGGCCCGCCGGAGCTGGCGGCCCGTAACGCCAACTACGTGGGCGGCGACATCGCCACCGGCTCCGTCGCCGGACTGCGGCTGCTGGTACGGCCCAAGCTGTCGCTGTCGCCGTACAGCACCCCGCACCCGGCGGTCTTCCTCTGCTCGTCCGCCACCCCGCCGGGGCCCGGTGTGCACGGCATGTCGGGGCAGAACGCGGCCAAGGCGGTCTGGCGCAAGCTCCGCGCGGCGGGCTGA
- a CDS encoding inositol monophosphatase family protein — MIDDFLNGDLSAVEAALRDAAAAEIMPRFRQLAAHEIVEKSGPHDLVTSADRGAEEYLTPVLTTLLPGSVVVGEEAVHADPAVYEALRGDAPVWIVDPVDGTRQFVRGEPGFCMLVALALRGEVLASWTYAPARDELATAIRGRGALLDGVPLRSGTPEPDSVLTVAMSHPDFTTPEEKRALLGVKDAADIDARPCGSAGLEYLDIARGALDAVAFSWELAWDHAAGLLLVTEAGGDVRTLSGEPFRITGGNALPFTAGRDAATVSRVRERLMPVAGLAEVAPGNDAAAGAGAGTGV; from the coding sequence ATGATCGATGACTTTCTGAACGGTGACCTTTCCGCTGTCGAGGCGGCGCTGCGCGACGCCGCCGCCGCGGAGATCATGCCGCGCTTCCGGCAGCTCGCCGCCCACGAGATCGTCGAGAAGTCCGGCCCGCACGACCTGGTGACCAGCGCCGACCGGGGCGCCGAGGAGTACCTGACGCCCGTGCTCACCACGCTGCTGCCCGGCTCGGTCGTGGTGGGCGAGGAGGCGGTCCACGCCGACCCGGCGGTCTACGAGGCGCTGCGCGGCGACGCGCCCGTGTGGATCGTCGACCCCGTCGACGGGACCCGCCAGTTCGTGCGGGGCGAGCCCGGTTTCTGCATGCTCGTGGCGCTCGCCCTGCGCGGCGAGGTGCTGGCCTCGTGGACGTACGCGCCCGCGCGTGACGAACTGGCCACGGCGATACGCGGGCGGGGCGCCCTGCTGGACGGTGTCCCACTGCGCAGCGGCACACCGGAGCCGGACTCCGTGCTGACGGTCGCCATGTCGCACCCGGACTTCACCACGCCCGAGGAGAAGCGGGCCCTGCTGGGGGTCAAGGACGCGGCGGACATCGACGCGCGGCCGTGCGGTTCGGCGGGGCTGGAGTATCTGGACATCGCGCGCGGCGCGCTCGACGCGGTGGCTTTCAGCTGGGAACTGGCGTGGGACCACGCGGCCGGACTGCTGCTGGTGACGGAGGCGGGCGGCGACGTCCGCACCCTCTCGGGAGAGCCCTTCCGCATCACGGGCGGCAACGCCCTGCCCTTCACGGCGGGCCGGGACGCCGCCACCGTAAGCCGTGTGCGCGAGCGCCTGATGCCGGTCGCGGGGCTCGCGGAGGTCGCGCCGGGAAACGACGCGGCGGCGGGGGCCGGGGCGGGCACCGGAGTCTGA
- a CDS encoding gamma-glutamyltransferase family protein → MFTTRPTLQGTFGMVSSTHWLASQSAMAVLEDDGNAYDAAVAAGFVLHVVEPHLNGPAGDLPAVVAPAGGEVKVLCGQGPAPAGATVAHYRSLGLDLVPGTGPLAAPVPGAFDAWMLLLRDHGTKSLAQVLRYAIGYAEDGHPPVERVGQTVESVRELFETEWTSSADVYLPGGRAPAPGELFRNPALAATWRRLVAEAEAAGGDDRVAQIEAARDLWRTGFIAEALIRQSGRPTLDTSGSRHTGTLAAADLAGWSATYERPATYDWNGWTLCKAAAWSQGPAFLQQLALLPPVPELPAYGSAAYVHLLTEGCKLAMADREAWYGDAADVPLAGLLSEPYNTARRALIGDTASFELRPGSPDGQVPVLSAHATAVAAGEPGFDALAVPAAGAGEPTVARDGATAGDTCHLDVVDRWGNMISATPSGGWLQSNPVVPELGFPLGTRLQMTWLDHGLPNSLTPGRRPRTTLTPSVALRDGVPVLAFGTPGGDQQDQWQLHFFLAVALRPRVRGGLDLQGAIDAPNWHTDSFPSSFYPRGMRPGGLTVEPSMDAAVVDGLRRRGHDVTVGEPWSEGRLCAVARDPRTGVLSAGANPRGMQGYAVGR, encoded by the coding sequence ATGTTCACCACCCGGCCCACCCTTCAGGGCACCTTCGGCATGGTGTCGTCCACGCACTGGCTCGCCTCGCAGTCCGCGATGGCCGTGCTGGAGGACGACGGGAACGCCTACGACGCCGCCGTGGCCGCCGGGTTCGTGCTGCATGTCGTGGAGCCGCACCTCAACGGGCCCGCCGGGGACCTGCCCGCCGTCGTCGCGCCGGCCGGCGGGGAGGTGAAGGTGCTGTGCGGTCAGGGCCCCGCGCCCGCCGGGGCCACCGTCGCGCACTACCGGTCCCTCGGTCTCGACCTCGTCCCCGGCACCGGGCCGCTCGCCGCCCCGGTGCCCGGCGCCTTCGACGCCTGGATGCTGTTGCTCCGCGACCACGGCACCAAGTCCCTCGCGCAGGTGCTGCGTTACGCCATCGGCTACGCGGAGGACGGTCACCCGCCCGTCGAGCGGGTCGGCCAGACCGTGGAGAGCGTGCGCGAGCTGTTCGAGACCGAGTGGACCTCGTCCGCCGACGTCTACCTCCCCGGCGGGCGGGCCCCCGCGCCCGGCGAGTTGTTCCGCAACCCCGCCCTGGCCGCCACCTGGCGGCGTCTGGTCGCCGAGGCCGAGGCGGCCGGCGGGGACGACCGTGTCGCGCAGATCGAGGCCGCCCGTGACCTCTGGCGCACCGGGTTCATCGCCGAGGCCCTGATACGCCAGTCCGGCCGCCCCACCCTCGACACCAGCGGCTCCCGCCACACCGGCACCCTCGCCGCCGCCGACCTGGCCGGCTGGTCCGCGACGTACGAGCGGCCCGCCACGTACGACTGGAACGGCTGGACCCTCTGCAAGGCCGCCGCCTGGAGCCAGGGACCCGCCTTCCTCCAGCAGCTGGCCCTGCTGCCGCCCGTGCCCGAACTCCCCGCGTACGGCTCCGCCGCGTACGTCCACCTCCTTACGGAGGGCTGCAAGCTGGCCATGGCCGACCGGGAAGCCTGGTACGGCGACGCCGCCGACGTACCGCTCGCCGGGCTCCTCTCGGAGCCGTACAACACCGCCCGCCGCGCCCTGATCGGCGACACGGCCTCCTTCGAACTGCGCCCCGGCAGCCCCGACGGCCAGGTCCCCGTCCTCAGCGCGCACGCGACCGCCGTCGCCGCCGGCGAACCCGGCTTCGACGCGCTCGCCGTCCCGGCGGCGGGCGCGGGCGAACCCACCGTCGCCCGCGACGGCGCGACGGCCGGCGACACCTGCCACCTCGATGTCGTGGACCGCTGGGGCAACATGATCTCCGCGACGCCGAGCGGCGGCTGGCTCCAGTCCAACCCGGTCGTCCCCGAACTCGGCTTCCCGCTCGGCACCCGCCTCCAGATGACCTGGCTGGACCACGGCCTGCCCAACTCGCTCACCCCCGGCCGCAGGCCCCGCACCACGCTCACGCCGTCCGTCGCCCTGCGCGACGGCGTGCCCGTCCTGGCGTTCGGCACGCCCGGGGGCGACCAGCAGGACCAGTGGCAGCTGCACTTCTTCCTGGCCGTCGCGCTGCGCCCGCGCGTACGCGGCGGGCTCGACCTCCAGGGCGCGATCGACGCGCCCAACTGGCACACCGACTCCTTCCCCAGCTCCTTCTATCCGCGCGGGATGCGGCCCGGCGGCCTCACCGTGGAACCGTCCATGGACGCGGCCGTGGTGGACGGACTGCGCCGCCGGGGCCACGACGTCACCGTCGGCGAGCCCTGGTCGGAGGGGCGGCTGTGCGCGGTGGCCAGGGATCCGCGCACGGGTGTCCTGTCCGCCGGGGCCAACCCGCGCGGCATGCAGGGGTACGCGGTCGGACGCTGA
- a CDS encoding DUF2269 family protein — protein sequence MTKLLLSIHVLASILLIGPIAVAASLFPRYARRADAGSAGAVALLHRICVGYAVVGVTVPVFGIATGARLGVLTDAWLITSIVLTAVAAAILALAILPGQARMMEPAGGDAEAGTGAETTTTARAAARLAGLTGVFNLLWAAVVVLMIVRPGSTTGA from the coding sequence GTGACCAAGCTGCTGCTGTCCATCCACGTCCTCGCCTCGATCCTGCTGATCGGCCCGATCGCCGTGGCGGCGTCGCTGTTCCCCCGCTACGCGCGCCGCGCCGACGCGGGTTCCGCCGGTGCCGTGGCCCTGCTGCACCGGATATGCGTCGGCTACGCGGTCGTCGGGGTCACCGTCCCGGTCTTCGGGATCGCGACCGGCGCGCGGTTGGGCGTCCTCACCGACGCCTGGCTGATCACGTCGATCGTGCTGACGGCGGTCGCGGCGGCGATCCTGGCGCTGGCGATCCTGCCCGGCCAGGCCCGCATGATGGAGCCGGCCGGGGGCGACGCCGAGGCCGGCACCGGGGCCGAAACCACCACCACGGCGCGCGCCGCCGCCCGTCTGGCGGGCCTCACCGGTGTCTTCAACCTGCTCTGGGCGGCGGTGGTGGTCCTGATGATCGTCCGCCCGGGGTCCACGACGGGGGCGTGA